The Cloacibacillus sp. DNA window TGGCATTGTATGTTTTATAGTATAGAGCCGCGATGTCGGGGCTGTCAAACAGATCGCGCCTATAGAAAAGCGTTTGCGCGCCGTTTATGAGCGGAAAGCCATAGCATTTCCCATTATAAAAATAGCCTTTCCAATCGCAGTCCAGTATTTTGTCTCGCGGGAAATCGGGGCGATCTATAAGGTCGCTAATGTTGTCAATGGCATTATGATATATAAATTCCTCCTTCCATGGCGTGTCAAATAACACTGCGTCATATAATTCTTCCGCTTGTATGCGCTGATACAGCGAGACGTCCCATATCATGTCGAGGCTGTTCGTCACAAACTTTATGCTGATTCCCGTTTCTGCATAAAAGACGCGGGCGATGTTGCTGAGCGCGGGAATACAGCCGCTTATGACGCCTAAAAAATCCAAAAGGCGGATCTCGCGTCCTCCGGAGCGCGGCGCTATATCCGTCGTCGCTTTTCGCGCGCTCTTAGGCAACACGAGCGGTTTGGATAAGAAACGATCCTGGAGCAGCGTTTCGCGCTCGCTGACTGACGTTGGGGAAGCGATTATTTCCAGAAGCCGTTCAGCCGCCGTATTTCCCAAATATGTCGCGTCTCGCGTCGTATAGATTACATTGTGCAGGTGCTCGGACTTATTCCAGCTTTCCTCGCCCAGCGTGATTACAATGACATCCTCCGGAATTTGTATTTTCAGCGCGGCGAAGGCTTCCGTTATGCCCTTGGCTATCTGACCTGACGAACAAAGCACCGCGGTGGGAAGTTCCCGTGCGCCGATTTCCATCGCCGCCTTAAAAGCGTTCTCCTTGGTCATGTTGGTGATAAAGCGTTCGCTTTTTGAGAATGTCTTTCCACATAGCTGGTAGGCGTCGCTGACGCCGCGCAGAAAGTCCACCTCCGTAGAAAAGCGGTCGTCTCCGGTTATGAGCTGTTGCTTTTCTATGCCGCTAGCTAACAGAGCGCCGGATAGATACTTGGCGATTCGATAGTTATCAAAGCCTACGAAATACCCCTCTATCCCGTCGATCCTGTGAAGACAATAGATAGTCGGAATTTGATAAGTCTCTTTCCAGTCTAAGAAAAATTCCTGATTTTCCGGCTGACAGCTAACGACGATCAGTCCCATGACGTTTTGATGAGCGAAATTAACCATGGACTGCTGTTCGATTTTTGAATTATCAAACGAGAAGGAGATATTCACGGTGATATTGCGCGGCTGTAAATACTCGAGGATTCCCTCGAAGATCTCTGAATACAGGCGCTCGTTAAAATCCGGCATGACCACGCCGACGGTTTTCATATCCGCCTTTTTTAGCTGTCGTGCCGCGGCGTTTGGTATATACCTCAAGTCTCTGATCGCCTGATCGATTTTTATGCGCGTTTCAGGCTTGACAGGCTTCGCGCCGGAA harbors:
- a CDS encoding extracellular solute-binding protein, with amino-acid sequence MATIKDVALRAGVSTATVSCLLSGAKPVKPETRIKIDQAIRDLRYIPNAAARQLKKADMKTVGVVMPDFNERLYSEIFEGILEYLQPRNITVNISFSFDNSKIEQQSMVNFAHQNVMGLIVVSCQPENQEFFLDWKETYQIPTIYCLHRIDGIEGYFVGFDNYRIAKYLSGALLASGIEKQQLITGDDRFSTEVDFLRGVSDAYQLCGKTFSKSERFITNMTKENAFKAAMEIGARELPTAVLCSSGQIAKGITEAFAALKIQIPEDVIVITLGEESWNKSEHLHNVIYTTRDATYLGNTAAERLLEIIASPTSVSERETLLQDRFLSKPLVLPKSARKATTDIAPRSGGREIRLLDFLGVISGCIPALSNIARVFYAETGISIKFVTNSLDMIWDVSLYQRIQAEELYDAVLFDTPWKEEFIYHNAIDNISDLIDRPDFPRDKILDCDWKGYFYNGKCYGFPLINGAQTLFYRRDLFDSPDIAALYYKTYNATLRPPRTWKEYCRIASFFTREYNPASPTKWGVAEMDFDDGSLISQNISRFISAGGSIWNRRGQLNLDTPENRAAFNSMLEPYKYTKDNTFNTRLLNAVDCFCQGDSAMCITFNDGATSLRDAINKRRIGQLGYAIPPEGHSIRAGWGLGIHPATKLREEIYTFLKWFTRTDISYYYTILAGNTTCKLPYENGEILNLYPWMRLFQHGETNYCKRLSRPYSADGLMVSYIVIEKAFAKLIRSLVLNSEPIEEALATAQSDMTRAFINMDIGRQ